CCTCCCCCGCTGCCGGAGGACGAGGTGAAGGAAGCCATCGCGTTCCTCGACTGGATCGCGCGGGACAACTTCACGTTCCTCGGCTTGCGCGAATACCGCCTGCCGTCCGGCGACACGGCGGCCAATCCCGTCGAGGGCTCGGGCCTGGGTCTCCTGCGCGATCCGTCCGTGCGCGTGCTGCGCCGCGGCCGCGAGCTGGTTGCGATGACGCCGGAAATCCGCGCCTTCCTGGCGCGTCCGAAAGCGCTCATCATCACCAAGGCGAACGTGAAATCGCGCGTCCATCGCCGGGCGCATCTCGATTATGTCGGCGTCAAGCTGTTCGACGACAGCGGGCATCTGCGCGGCGAGCTGCGCATCGTGGGCCTGTTCACGGCGAGCGCCTACACCAACACCACCGGTGAGGTGCCCTATCTGCGCCACAAGGTGGCGAAGATCGTGGCGCGCGCGGGCTTCGACCCAGCGAGCTATGCGGGCCGCGCTCTCCTCAACGTGCTCGAAAGCTATCCGCGCGACGAGCTGTTCCAGATCGACGAGGACACCCTCTACCACTTCGCCATCGAGATCATGAACCTGTCGGAGCGTCCGCGGGTCAGGGCGCTCGCCCGCGTGGACGAGTTCGACCGTTTCGTCTCGGTGCTCGTCTTCGTGCCCAAGGACCGCTACGACACGCAGGCGCGCCAGCGCATCGGCCAGTTCCTGGCCGGCATCTATGGCGGCCGCGTCTCCGCCTCTTATCCGGATTATCCGGAGGGCCCGCTCGCCCGCACCCATTACATCATCGGCCGCGACGAGGGCGAGACCCCGGACGTGCCGCGCGAGGTCCTCGAGAAGGGCATTTCCGCCATCGTGCGCACCTGGAGCGACGCACTGCGCGATGCGCTCGACGAGAGCGTCGGCGGCGCCCGGGCCAGGGCCCTGGCGTCCCGCTACGGCGAAGCCTTCAGCGCGGCCTACCGCGAAGCCTTCGGGGCCGAGCAGGCCATCGCCGACATCGCCCTCCTGGAGCAGCTCTCGGAGGCCAGGCCCCGCGCCGTCGACCTCTATCGTCGCGAGGCCGACGACGAGACCCGCGTGAACCTGAAACTGTTCTCGCTCAACATGTCGCTGCCGCTGTCGGAGCGCGTGCCGCTTCTGGAGAATCTCGGCTTCCGGGTCGTCAACGAGCGAACCTACCGGGTCGCGTTCTCGGACGCGCACCGGGTGTGGCTCCATGACATGACCCTGGAACGCGCCTCCGGCGGAGCGATCAAGATCGACGAGATCCAGGCCCTCGTCGAGGCGGCGCTCCTCGCGCTCTTCCGGGGACTGGCGGAATCGGACGGCTACAACCGCCTCGTCCTGGAAGCGGGCCTCGGCTGGCGCGACGTCGCCATGGTGCGGGCCTTCGGCCGCTACCTGCGCCAGATCCAGGTCACCTACGCACAGGACTACATCGCCGAGACGCTCTCCCGCCACGGTACGATCACGGCCGATCTCGTCAAGCTGTTCTACGCGCGCTTCGACCCACGCAAGGACGAGGGACGCGCGGCCGCCGAGGCCGCCATCCGCGAGCGCATCGAGGACCAGCTGAAGGAAGTCACGAGCCTCGACGACGATCGGATCCTGCGCCGCTTCGTCAACCTGATCGAAGCCGCGATCCGCACCAACTTCTTCCAGCTCGAAGAGAACGGCCTGCCGCGCCAGACCATCGCGTTCAAGTTCGAATGCGCCCGCGTGGAAGGCCTGGCCCTGCCGAAGCCGCTCTACGAGATCTTCGTCTATTCGCCCCGCGTCGAAGGCGTGCACCTGCGCTTCGGCAAGGTGGCGCGCGGAGGCCTGCGCTGGTCCGACCGCCCGCAGGATTTCCGTACGGAAGTGCTGGGTCTGGTCAAGGCGCAGCAGGTCAAGAATGCCGTCATCGTGCCGGTGGGCGCCAAGGGCGGATTCGTGCCCAAGCACCTGCCGCCCGCGAGCGACCGGCAGGCCTGGCTGGCGGAAGGCACCGAGAGCTACCGCATCTTCGTGCGCACTATGCTGCAGCTCACCGACAACATCGTCGGCGACAGCATCGTTCCCCCGCGCGACACCGTGCGCCACGACGGCGACGATCCCTATCTCGTGGTCGCAGCCGACAAGGGCACGGCCACCTTCTCCGACGTCGCCAACGCGCTCTCCATCGAGAAGGGCCACTGGCTCGGCGACGCCTTCGCGTCCGGCGGAAGCCAGGGCTACGACCACAAGAAGATGGGCATCACGGCCCGCGGCGCCTGGGAAGCGGTGAAGCGCCACTTCCGCGAGATGGACGTCGACATCCAGACCACGTCCGTGACGGTGGCGGGCGTCGGCGACATGTCGGGCGACGTGTTCGGCAACGGCATGCTGCTGTCGCGGGCGCTCAAGCTAGTGGCCGCCTTCGACCACCGTGACATCTTCATCGATCCGAACCCGGATCCGGAAGCCGCCTATCTGGAGCGCGAGCGGCTGTTCAATCTGCCCCGGTCGAGCTGGCAGGATTACGACAAGGCGCTGATCTCGAAAGGCGGCGGCGTGTTCCCGCGCAATGCGAAGTCGATTCCGCTCTCGGACGAGATGCGCGCGCTCCTCGACATCGACAAGCCGCAGGCGAATCCCGTCGAGGTGATGAACGCGATCCTGAAAAGCCGTGTCGACCTGCTCTGGTTCGGCGGCATCGGCACCTATATCCGCTCCTCCAGCGAGACGGACGAGCAGGTGGGCGACCGCGCCAACGACGCGATCCGCATCACCGGCCCGGAGGTGCGCGCCAAGGTGATCGGCGAGGGTGCCAATCTCGGCATGACCCAGCGCGGGCGCATCGAGGCGGCGCAGAGCGGCGTACGCCTCAACACGGATGCCATTGACAATTCGGCGGGCGTCAACACCTCCGACGTGGAGGTGAACATCAAGATCGCGCTCACGACGCCGGAGCGTGACGGACGCCTCACGGAGGAACAGCGCAACGCGCTGCTCGCCGACATGACCGAGGACGTCGCCGCCCTCGTGCTGCGCAACAACTACCTCCAGACCCTGGCGCTCTCGCTCTCCGAGCAGCGCGGCGCCGCCGATCTCGGCTTCGCCCGCCGGCTCATGCACATGCTGGAGGCTCAAGGGCGCCTCAACCGCACCGTCGAGAACCTGCCCGACGACAACAACCTGACGGAGCGCGCCCGCCGGGGCGAGGCGCTCACCCGGCCGGAGCTCGCGGTGCTGCTCGCCTATGCCAAGCTGGCGCTGCACGACGAGCTGCTCGAGAGCCCGGTGCCGGACGATCCCTATCTCGGCAAGGAGCTCGACCGCTACTTCCCGGCCGAGATGCGCGAACGCTTCCCGGATGCGATCGCCACCCACCGCCTGCGCCGCGAGATCATCGCGACGCAGCTCGCCAATGCCATCATCAACCGGGGCGGACCGACCATCGTGGCCCGCCTCGTGGACCAGACCGGCGCGGACGCCCCGACCATCGCGGCGGCCTATGCGGCCACCCGCGATTCCTTCGGCCTCACCGAGATGAACGTCGCCATCGACGCGCTCGACGGGATCGTGCCCGGCGCGATGCAGCTGCATCTCTACGGAGAATTGCAGGATTTGCTGATGAACCGGATCGTCTGGTTCATCCGCAACGTGGACTTCGTGAACCATTCCCTCGACGAGATCATCGGCACCTACCGAGCCGGGATCGCCGAGGTGGAGCGCAGCCTCACCGACACGCTCTCGCCCGAGGCGCAGGAGGCGTGGCACGCGCGCACGAAGGCGCTGGTGGATGCGGGAACGCCGGAAGAGCTGGCACGCCGCATCGCGGCTTTGCCCGACCTCGTGGCCGCGCCGGACATCGTGCAGACCGCGCAGAAGACCGGCAAGCCCGTCAGCGACATCGCCTGCACCCACTTCGCCCTCGAAGCGTCGTTCCGGCTCGGAGCGCTCATCGGGGCCGCGCAGGAGATCACCGTCAGCGATTACTTCGACCGGCTGGCCCTCGACCGGGCCATCGACAGCATCGCCTATGCCCATCGCGGCCTGACGGCCGAGGTCGCGTCGCAGGATGCATCCGGCGCCGAGGCCGTGCGGGCCTGGAGCGACAAGCGCGGCGCCGACGTCAACCGCATCCGCACGGCGGTCGACGGCATCGTCTCGTCGGGCCTGACCCTGTCGAAGATCACCGTCGCGGCAAGCCTCCTCGGCGATCTCGCGCGGATGAGCTGAGGCGCCGGTCCGGACCCTGAAAGGCCCGGCGCTTCATGCAAACGGGATCACCGGCACGAGGCCGGTGATGACGAGGGAGGTTTGATTCCACGCGGAACAAACCCCTCTCGCCATTCGTCTCAATCACGGCAGAAGCCCGGGAGGTGCCGCATGCCTCGCCTGTTCACCGGCATCGAGATCCCGGCCGAGATCGGCCTCGCCCTTTCGGGCTTTCGCGGCGGCCTTCCCGGCGCGCGCTGGGTCGACCCAGAGAATTATCACCTCACCCTGCGCTTCATCGGCGACATCGACGAGCGCATGGCGGACGACGTCACGTCGATCCTCGGCGAGCGGCGCCAGCGCGCTCCGCTCGTCATCACCATCGACGGGCTCGACACCTTCGGGGGTGGGAAGCCCCGCGCGGTCTTCGCCCGGGTGGCCGGCAGCGGCGAGCTGAACGAGCTGCAGGCCGAACAGGAACGTCTCGTGCGTCAGGCCGGCCTGCCGCCCGAGACGCGCCGATTCACTCCGCACGTGACCCTGGCGCGGCTTCGCAACGTCTCGCCCGGCGACGTGGCGGATTACATCGCCACCCGGGGACATTTCCCGAAGCTGACCTTTACGTCCGACCGCTTCGTTCTTTACTCGTCCCGGGCTTCGGTGGGCGGCGGGCCCTACATCGTCGAGGCGGCCTACCCCTTAAGCTAGCTCGACGGTTCCGGCGGATTCCGTTACGTCTCGCCCATGGCTTCGCTCATCTTCATTACCCACCCCGAAGTGGTCATCGACCCCGCCCGGCCCATTCCCGAATGGCCCCTGAACGCCACCGGTCGCGCCCGCATGGAGCGCTTCGTGGAGTTGCTTGCGGACCGGGACGTATCCGCCGTCTATGCCAGCACCGAGCGCAAGGCCATGGACGGCGCCGCCATCGTGGCGGAGGCCCTCGGCCTGTCCTACGAGGCGGACGAGGATTTGGGCGAGAACGACCGGTCGGCCACCGGCTACATCGCGCCGCCGGAATTCTGGGACGTGGTGCGCGAGTTCTTCGGCCGCCCGCACGAGAGCATCCGCGGCTGGGAACGCGCCGTCGACGCGCAGACCCGCATCGTGAACGCCATCCAGCGGATCCTGCGCGAGGACGAGACCTCTGACGACATCGTCGTCGTCTCCCACGGGGCGGTCGGATGCCTGCTGACGGCGCATCTGCAGAAGGTCGAGATCGGCCGGGAAAGCCGCCCGCAGCATCCCGGCGGCGGCTGCTTCATCGTCATCGACCGCGATTCGTTCACGCTGACCCGGGACTGGCGGGCCATCGAGGACGGGTTCGCCGATTGAGCGAAGCCTCAGCGTCATTCCCGGCCGCCGGAGCGGGAATGATGTCAGGGCTCGAGTTCCTTGAAACCGCGCCGCCGTGCGTCATCGTCAAAGCATCGAACGCAAAAGGGGAGCCGGGAAAAGCGGATCCACTTTTGCGCACGACGCGTTAAGATTGTCCTGTCCCCACGATGAAGCGCGCCGATGCCCCGCCTGACCGAATCAGAACGTTCCGAACTCCTGCCGGCCCTCGACGGTTGGGCGATGGTGGAGGGCCGCGATGCGATTACCAAGCGTTTCGTCTTCGACGGCTTCAACGCGGCCTTCGGCTGGATGACCCGCGTGGCCCTCGTGGCCGAGGCCATGAACCACCATCCGGAATGGTCGAACACCTACAACCGGGTCGAGGTGACGCTCTCCACCCATGACGCCAAGGGCCTGACGCGCCGCGACATCGAACTGGCGCAGCGCATGGACCAGATGGCCGCTGGACTGGTGAAGGAGAGGCCATGACCGGGATGCGCATCCGCACGGGGGGCTGCGCCTGCGGGCAGCTGACCTTCACGACGCGAGGCGAGCCGAAGCGCGTGGGGCTCTGCCATTGCATGACCTGCCGCAAGATCAGCGGCTCACCCTTCAGCGCCTTCGTGATCTTCGCGGCCGATCAGGTCACGATCTCGGGCGAGTTCCGGGGCTGGTCGGCGACCCCGGCCGTCGAGGACTGCTTCTGCCCCGTCTGCGGCTCGCAGGTCTTCGACCGGGATTGCGACAGCGAAATCGAAATCAGGCTCGGCTCGTTCGACGAGCCCAATCTCTTCACGCCGACCTACGAGTCCTGGGCCAAGCGCCGGGAGCATTGGCTCCGCACCCCGGATCTCGAGAGCTTTCCCGAGAACCGGAGCGAAGGATCCTGAACGCCGTTATTTCGGCTGCATGCGCAGGGCTCCGTCGAGGCGGATGCCCTCGCCGTTGAGCATGTCGTTCTCGATGATGGCCTTCACCAGGGTCGCATATTCCTCCGGCCGCCCGAGGCGGGAGGGGAACGGCACGTTGGCCTCGAGCGCCTTGCGGTAATCCTCCGCGATGCCCTCGAAGAGAGGCGTGTGGAACAGGCCGGGCATGATCGTCATCACCCGGATGCCGAAGCCCGACAGGTCGCGGGCGACGGGAAGCGTCAGCCCGAGCACGCCGCCCTTGGAGGCCGCATAGGCGGCCTGCCCGATCTGGCCGTCCTGGGCGGCCACCGAGGACGTGTTGACGATGACCCCGCGCCCGCCGTCGGGCGTGACCGGATCCAGCCCTGCCATGGCCGTGGCGCATTTGGCGATCATCGCATAGGTGCCGATCAGGTTGATCTCGACCGCGCGGCGGAAGCTCGCCACGTCGTGGGCGATCAGCTCGCCGGTCTCGCGCTTCTTCGTGACCGTGCGCCGGCCCGGCGCGATCCCTGCGCAATTGACCAGGATGCGCTCGGTGCCGTTGGCGGCGCGCGCCGCGGCCAGCGCCGAATCGATGGAGGCCTCGTCGGTGACGTCCGCCTTGCAGAACACGGCGCCGATCTCGCGGGCAACCTCCTCGCCGCGCTCGGCGTTCATATCCAGGATGGCGACCTTCGCGCCGTTCGCGGCCAGCATGCGCGCGGTCGCCTCGCCGAGGCCGGAGGCCCCTCCGGTCACGACGGCCGCCATCAATTTGTCGAGCTTCATGGCTTTTCTCCCTGCATCCGGAGACGTCTTAAGCTATCCTCGACGTCACGGGAACGCACAGGATCGTAAGGAGCAGTTGATATGAGCGCACCCATCATGAAGCCTTTCACCAAGGCCGAGATGGAGGCCATACGCCAGGAGACCCGGGACGAGGAAGGCCTGAAGCGCCGGTTCTGGGCCAAGCTGAAGCGGGTTGCCGGCAAGATCCCCTTCGCCGAGGACCTCGTGGCCGCCTTCTTCTGCGCCACCGACCCGTCGACTCCGCGCCGTGTGAAGCTGATTCTCTTCGGAGCGATCGCCTATTTCGTCTTCCCCGCCGACGCGATCTCCGACTTCCTGCCGCTGCTGGGCTTCGCCGATGACGCAGCTGTTCTGGCCGCCGCGATCACCCAAGTGGCTGGTTCCATTACGGAAGAGCACAGGGAAAAGGCGCGCGAAGCCCTGGCGGATACACCGGATCAGGCTTAGCTTTCGCGATTTAGGATCTTATTCCAAAGAAAGAATATTGACTTATTGCAATGTTATTATAGATAGATTACTAAGATCTTGTTGCGTTGAAGTCATTTCCATCTCCTGGCAATTGCAAGACGGGTAAGCTTTATTCGTCCACCTCAGGGTCGCTTCGGCGACCCTTTTTATTGGGCCGCCGTTCAGGCAAGCGGGCCAGTCTGGCCTTGCCGCCACGTTTCGACGCATCGCCAACCCACCGGCGTAGCCTTAACGGAGATGGTGAAAAGTTCTTAACCATCCGCCTGTATGGTCCGCTCCATGATTACTGCATCTTTCCAGCGCGGCATCGCCGCGGGCATCCTTTCCGCCCTGTTCGTCATCGGAACCGGGCCTGCCGCTCTGGCACAGCCCCAGCGTGGGCAGCAATCGACACGACCGGCGCCCGCGAAACCGGCCGCCAAGCCTGCTCCCGCGGCGAAGACCAGCCCGGCGAAACCCGCCGCCGCAGCGGGCGCCGGGGCAGCCGCGGGCGCGGGTGCCGCGAAGGCGACGCAGGCTGCCACGGGTCCGGGCGGCGCCTCGCTCCTCACCTCCTATGGCGATTGGGGCGTCTACACGGCCCAGACCGGCCGCTCGAAGATCTGCTACGCGCTCAGCCAGCCCAAGGACCGGCTGCCGAAGAACCTGAGCCGGGATCCCGCCTATCTCTTCGTATCCTTCCGCCCGGCGGAGAACGTGAAGAACGAGGTCGCCCTCGTGCTCGGCTTCGCGGCCAAAGAGAACGGACAGGCGGAGGCCGCCGTGGGCAATGCCTCCTATGCCCTGATCACCAAAGCGACCAATGCCTGGCTCAAGAACCCCGCCGAGGAGGGCCAGGCCATCGCCACCATGGCGCGGAGCGGAACCGTGACCGTGAAGACCCAATCGGCCCGCGGCTCCAGCCTGACCGACCGCTATTCCCTGAACGGCTTCGGCAAGGCCCTGGAGCACGCCCGCAAGGAATGCGCGTCCTAAGTCCTGCGTTCGGTTGAAAATCGGCGCCTCAATGAGCATGTTCCGGGCTAAAGCATCGGACCCAAAAGTGGATTCCACTTTTGGGATGCATTCGATGCTCTGCTTTTTGAAGAGCGCATTGTTCTAGCGGAAAACCGGGGCCACTTTTCCGCACAATGCGCTTGCGCTCGGAATTTTGCTTTTGAGGCTCACGGTTTCGGCGCAATCGTGCTATAAGGCACGCCAAATCCCAACAACGAGGCACGAGATTTCCCATGGCGACGGTGCTCGACATCGCCAAGCGCAACCCCAATGCGGCCCCCGTGGCCGTGAGCGATGCCGCGCGCGCGGCCGGGTTCATCGAAAAGACCGCTGAGGTGACAGTGGCGGCGGGAGCCGCCCCCGGCGGCGCTTCGCTCGTCGGCCTCACCCGCGACCAGCTCAAGGATTCGCTGGCCGCCATCGGCGTGCCCGAGCGCGAGCTCAAGATGCGCGTCGCCCAGCTCTGGCACTGGATCTATTTCCGGGGCGCCAGGGATTTTTCCGAAATGACCAACGTGGGCAAGGAGCTGCGCGCCAAGCTCAGCGCCGCCTATACGCTCGCCCGCCCGCAGGTGGTCTCCGAGCAGGTCTCGAAGGACGGCACCCGCAAATGGCTGATCCGCATGCCCTCGACCGGCCCGCTCGACAAGGGCGCCGAGATCGAGTGCGTGTATATTCCGGAAGTCGACCGGGGCACGCTCTGCGTGTCGAGCCAGGTCGGCTGCACGCTCACCTGCTCCTTCTGCCATACGGGCACCCAGCGCCTCGTGCGCAACCTGACCTCGGCCGAGATCGTGGCGCAGCTCATCGTGGCCCGCGATTCCATCGGCGACTGGCCTGACGCCACGCCGCCGGAAGGTGCCTTCGTTCCCACCGACGGCGGACGCTTCGTGTCCAACATCGTGTTCATGGGCATGGGCGAGCCGCTCTACAATATCGGCGACGTGATTGCCGCCATCGACGTGATGTCGGACGGCGAGGGTCTAACCCTGTCGCGCCGCCGCATCACCGTGTCCACTTCCGGCGTCGTGCCGCAGATGGAGCGCCTCGGCGCGGAAGCCAATACCATGCTGGCCATCTCGCTCCATGCGGTGCGGGACGAGCTGCGCGACGAGCTGGTGCCGATCAACCGCAAGTACGACATCAAGCAGCTGCTCGACGCCTGCCGGGCCTATCCGGGCCTGTCGAACGCACGCCGCATCACGTTCGAATACGTGATGCTCAAAGGCGTAAACGATTCGGACGCGGACGCCCGCGAGCTTGTGCGTCTGCTCAAGGGCATTCCGGCGAAGATCAACCTGATCCCGTTCAATCCCTGGCCCGGCTCGAAATACGAGTGCTCGGATTGGGAGCGGATCGAGCGCTTCTCCGAAATCGTCTACCGGGCCGGCTATGCCTCTCCGGTGCGCACTCCCCGCGGCCGCGACATCCTGGCCGCCTGCGGCCAGCTCAAGAGCGAGACCGAAAAGCTGCGCGCCCGCGCCCGCATGATGGCCGAACAGGGCATCGGGGCGGAAGGCGTGTATGCGGTGGGGAACGGGGAGTAGGGCATCCAGGCCAGGAACATGTTATAGACCCCCGGCATGATCCGCTGGCTTCTCCTCATCCCCTTCGCCCTGCTCATCGCCATCGGCGCGAGCGGCACCTTTTTCCTCATCGCCAGCATCGTCGATCCTGTGATGGCGATGCTGACGGGCGACACGGTCTTCGTCGGGTTCTGGTCCCTGCTGGACGCCGTGTTCTCGGCGGACGATCCCGGGCCCATCGTGGCGGACGCGTTCCTGGCCGTGGGCCGGATCGTGTTCACGCTGCTCGTCTTCCCGCCCCTCATGATCGCCATCGTCAGCGAGGTGCTGGGGATGCGCAGCCTCCTCTGGTACACGCTCGCCACCGGAATCCTGACGGCCGCCGTGCCGTGGATCCTGCGCGGCGCCGCGCGGGTCGGCTCGCCGGCGGAGCTCCATGTGAGCCTCGTCCTCGGCCTCACCGGCGCCGTGGCGGGTTTCGTCTATTGGGCGATCGTCGGAGGGCGCGAGCCCAAGCGTCCCGCGCCTACCGCGCCGACGCCGTCAGGATCTTGATGGCGAAGGCCGAGAACAGGCCGGCGAAGGAATAATCGATCCCCCGCATCAGCTTCGGGTGCCCGCGCAGGAGCGCG
This region of Microvirga mediterraneensis genomic DNA includes:
- a CDS encoding 4a-hydroxytetrahydrobiopterin dehydratase, with product MPRLTESERSELLPALDGWAMVEGRDAITKRFVFDGFNAAFGWMTRVALVAEAMNHHPEWSNTYNRVEVTLSTHDAKGLTRRDIELAQRMDQMAAGLVKERP
- a CDS encoding SDR family NAD(P)-dependent oxidoreductase — translated: MKLDKLMAAVVTGGASGLGEATARMLAANGAKVAILDMNAERGEEVAREIGAVFCKADVTDEASIDSALAAARAANGTERILVNCAGIAPGRRTVTKKRETGELIAHDVASFRRAVEINLIGTYAMIAKCATAMAGLDPVTPDGGRGVIVNTSSVAAQDGQIGQAAYAASKGGVLGLTLPVARDLSGFGIRVMTIMPGLFHTPLFEGIAEDYRKALEANVPFPSRLGRPEEYATLVKAIIENDMLNGEGIRLDGALRMQPK
- the thpR gene encoding RNA 2',3'-cyclic phosphodiesterase, with the protein product MPRLFTGIEIPAEIGLALSGFRGGLPGARWVDPENYHLTLRFIGDIDERMADDVTSILGERRQRAPLVITIDGLDTFGGGKPRAVFARVAGSGELNELQAEQERLVRQAGLPPETRRFTPHVTLARLRNVSPGDVADYIATRGHFPKLTFTSDRFVLYSSRASVGGGPYIVEAAYPLS
- a CDS encoding YkvA family protein; its protein translation is MSAPIMKPFTKAEMEAIRQETRDEEGLKRRFWAKLKRVAGKIPFAEDLVAAFFCATDPSTPRRVKLILFGAIAYFVFPADAISDFLPLLGFADDAAVLAAAITQVAGSITEEHREKAREALADTPDQA
- a CDS encoding histidine phosphatase family protein, which gives rise to MASLIFITHPEVVIDPARPIPEWPLNATGRARMERFVELLADRDVSAVYASTERKAMDGAAIVAEALGLSYEADEDLGENDRSATGYIAPPEFWDVVREFFGRPHESIRGWERAVDAQTRIVNAIQRILREDETSDDIVVVSHGAVGCLLTAHLQKVEIGRESRPQHPGGGCFIVIDRDSFTLTRDWRAIEDGFAD
- the rlmN gene encoding 23S rRNA (adenine(2503)-C(2))-methyltransferase RlmN, producing the protein MATVLDIAKRNPNAAPVAVSDAARAAGFIEKTAEVTVAAGAAPGGASLVGLTRDQLKDSLAAIGVPERELKMRVAQLWHWIYFRGARDFSEMTNVGKELRAKLSAAYTLARPQVVSEQVSKDGTRKWLIRMPSTGPLDKGAEIECVYIPEVDRGTLCVSSQVGCTLTCSFCHTGTQRLVRNLTSAEIVAQLIVARDSIGDWPDATPPEGAFVPTDGGRFVSNIVFMGMGEPLYNIGDVIAAIDVMSDGEGLTLSRRRITVSTSGVVPQMERLGAEANTMLAISLHAVRDELRDELVPINRKYDIKQLLDACRAYPGLSNARRITFEYVMLKGVNDSDADARELVRLLKGIPAKINLIPFNPWPGSKYECSDWERIERFSEIVYRAGYASPVRTPRGRDILAACGQLKSETEKLRARARMMAEQGIGAEGVYAVGNGE
- a CDS encoding NAD-glutamate dehydrogenase, whose amino-acid sequence is MKLETPTGGSELTAQAVAVLEKGHKAIPPTFVRDLYGRVPSEDLASYSPKTLADLAAEAFEHLKASRTSDGADIRLFDFEIEREGRRQDVTVLEIVNDNMPFLLDSTLAEVVDEGYEPLLVAHPILAVERDAGGALVRLVGEATAALRLGVKRESFIHIHLPRLDDPETRTRLIEAMRLVHRDVSVAVHDWPGMRSRIAEIVHDYRLNPPPLPEDEVKEAIAFLDWIARDNFTFLGLREYRLPSGDTAANPVEGSGLGLLRDPSVRVLRRGRELVAMTPEIRAFLARPKALIITKANVKSRVHRRAHLDYVGVKLFDDSGHLRGELRIVGLFTASAYTNTTGEVPYLRHKVAKIVARAGFDPASYAGRALLNVLESYPRDELFQIDEDTLYHFAIEIMNLSERPRVRALARVDEFDRFVSVLVFVPKDRYDTQARQRIGQFLAGIYGGRVSASYPDYPEGPLARTHYIIGRDEGETPDVPREVLEKGISAIVRTWSDALRDALDESVGGARARALASRYGEAFSAAYREAFGAEQAIADIALLEQLSEARPRAVDLYRREADDETRVNLKLFSLNMSLPLSERVPLLENLGFRVVNERTYRVAFSDAHRVWLHDMTLERASGGAIKIDEIQALVEAALLALFRGLAESDGYNRLVLEAGLGWRDVAMVRAFGRYLRQIQVTYAQDYIAETLSRHGTITADLVKLFYARFDPRKDEGRAAAEAAIRERIEDQLKEVTSLDDDRILRRFVNLIEAAIRTNFFQLEENGLPRQTIAFKFECARVEGLALPKPLYEIFVYSPRVEGVHLRFGKVARGGLRWSDRPQDFRTEVLGLVKAQQVKNAVIVPVGAKGGFVPKHLPPASDRQAWLAEGTESYRIFVRTMLQLTDNIVGDSIVPPRDTVRHDGDDPYLVVAADKGTATFSDVANALSIEKGHWLGDAFASGGSQGYDHKKMGITARGAWEAVKRHFREMDVDIQTTSVTVAGVGDMSGDVFGNGMLLSRALKLVAAFDHRDIFIDPNPDPEAAYLERERLFNLPRSSWQDYDKALISKGGGVFPRNAKSIPLSDEMRALLDIDKPQANPVEVMNAILKSRVDLLWFGGIGTYIRSSSETDEQVGDRANDAIRITGPEVRAKVIGEGANLGMTQRGRIEAAQSGVRLNTDAIDNSAGVNTSDVEVNIKIALTTPERDGRLTEEQRNALLADMTEDVAALVLRNNYLQTLALSLSEQRGAADLGFARRLMHMLEAQGRLNRTVENLPDDNNLTERARRGEALTRPELAVLLAYAKLALHDELLESPVPDDPYLGKELDRYFPAEMRERFPDAIATHRLRREIIATQLANAIINRGGPTIVARLVDQTGADAPTIAAAYAATRDSFGLTEMNVAIDALDGIVPGAMQLHLYGELQDLLMNRIVWFIRNVDFVNHSLDEIIGTYRAGIAEVERSLTDTLSPEAQEAWHARTKALVDAGTPEELARRIAALPDLVAAPDIVQTAQKTGKPVSDIACTHFALEASFRLGALIGAAQEITVSDYFDRLALDRAIDSIAYAHRGLTAEVASQDASGAEAVRAWSDKRGADVNRIRTAVDGIVSSGLTLSKITVAASLLGDLARMS
- a CDS encoding GFA family protein, with the translated sequence MTGMRIRTGGCACGQLTFTTRGEPKRVGLCHCMTCRKISGSPFSAFVIFAADQVTISGEFRGWSATPAVEDCFCPVCGSQVFDRDCDSEIEIRLGSFDEPNLFTPTYESWAKRREHWLRTPDLESFPENRSEGS